The Nonlabens sp. Hel1_33_55 genome contains the following window.
TCAAACTGCATTCCTAATTCCTAATACTTAATACCTAATACCTAACAATCAATCCAACTTCGCATATCTCGCTGTTACCGTATCCCGATCACCACCAAAAAGAGATAGAAAATATACATATTCGGTCATTTTTCCTTGAACAAGTACCAGATTACCATCATTATCGTTTCCTAAAATAGTTTTAAGCTCTTTCTGATAATAAAATATAGGTAATGGGATCAAGGTCAATTTTCTATCGACCACAAAATATCCAGATCTTATCTTTCCCTTAAGTTCGATGGTGTCTTCAAGCCTACCTCTACGGTAAAGATTTGCCTTTAGTAATTTATCAGAAACCAATTCCAGTTCTACTTGGGTGAAATCGGCAATAAACGCCTGATCTTTGAAGGACTTATTCTTATAAAGGTCTTGCCACAAACTGTAATTACCTTCTTCTTCTGGCACAGCATTTTCATAAAGACCTTCGAAACTTTCCTTTTGAAATAAATTGGCTTTAAAATCAGATTTACGTTCCAGACTCTTTTGAGAAATACAAGAGGATGATAGAATCGCAAGAGCGACGAGGAGAATAAAGTTGCGCATGTTGATTGGTTAGATTTGGAAATGTTCATCAAGCATTATTCCGTTATTGAAAAACTAAAGAAATTTGATGAATGCATTTAAAAGGTATCTTTGGAAAAACCCGAATCCATGAAAAAGGTAATACTCCTATTTGTTGCATGTATCACACTTTCTAGCTGTGCAGAACTTCAATCCATCGCCAGCCAGCTACCACAAAGCGGTGCACTTTCTCAAGCCGATATAGGAAATGGTCTAAGACAAGCCCTGGACAAAGGCGTAACCCAAGAAGTAACCAAATTATCAGCCACCGATGGTTTTTTCAAGAATGAAGCAGTAAAGATTTTTCTACCACAAGAATTACAGGATGTAGACAGTGGTTTGAGAAAGATAGGATTAGGTAGTGTTGCAGATGAAGGTCTTAAACTATTAAATCGCGCTGCTGAGGAAGCTACTAAAGAAGCACTACCCATTTTTGTTGATGCAGTAAAGGACATCACCTTTGCCGATGCAAAAAATATTCTTTTAGGTGATCAGCGAGCAGCTACCAGCTATCTAGAATCCAAAAC
Protein-coding sequences here:
- a CDS encoding DUF4197 domain-containing protein, giving the protein MKKVILLFVACITLSSCAELQSIASQLPQSGALSQADIGNGLRQALDKGVTQEVTKLSATDGFFKNEAVKIFLPQELQDVDSGLRKIGLGSVADEGLKLLNRAAEEATKEALPIFVDAVKDITFADAKNILLGDQRAATSYLESKTQQSLYDKFSPVIDKNLGEVGATKLWTDAITRYNSIPLLNDVNPDLRDYVTQKALQGVFTMIAQEEIQIRESVNARTTDLLRRVFALQD